From the Alkalibacter rhizosphaerae genome, one window contains:
- the murG gene encoding undecaprenyldiphospho-muramoylpentapeptide beta-N-acetylglucosaminyltransferase produces the protein MKILIGAGGTGGHIYPGLALADMLKEKYPEADIRFVGTDRGMETTIVPNAGYPLETIRVKGFERKISMGTVQSIKELLLGMGDARKLLRSFDPDLVIGMGGYVCGPLLLLAARKNIPTVIHEQNAYPGATNRLLSRFVDKIGVSFPEATKWFPQEEKVFLCGNPVRKAFFQGDRKTLREKYGYGADDFIVLSVGGSLGATTLNNAVMYWLTNPPDDPSIRLIHITGKQRYDDFYQSMLDKGLDPDKSNWCKILSYSDVMHEIMALSDVAVSRAGAMSVAEIAASGIPAIFVPYPHATGNHQEFNAKSITEKGGGALILDADLKEEPFLLKNQLEEWAKHPEQLIEMKANVEKVAVEGAEELFYHAIKPLLERGQHER, from the coding sequence ATGAAAATTTTGATTGGTGCCGGTGGAACCGGTGGACATATTTATCCTGGTTTGGCATTGGCCGATATGTTGAAAGAAAAATATCCCGAAGCAGACATTCGGTTTGTAGGGACGGATCGGGGTATGGAAACGACGATCGTGCCCAATGCCGGATATCCCCTGGAAACCATTCGAGTGAAGGGGTTTGAACGCAAAATCTCTATGGGGACCGTTCAAAGCATCAAGGAATTGCTCCTGGGTATGGGAGATGCCAGAAAACTCTTGAGATCCTTCGACCCGGATTTGGTTATTGGCATGGGTGGCTACGTCTGCGGACCCTTGTTGCTGTTGGCTGCCCGAAAGAACATCCCTACGGTCATACATGAGCAAAATGCATATCCTGGAGCGACAAATCGGCTGTTATCCAGGTTCGTTGATAAGATCGGTGTGAGTTTTCCGGAGGCGACGAAGTGGTTTCCTCAAGAAGAAAAAGTTTTTTTGTGTGGAAATCCAGTGCGGAAAGCCTTTTTTCAGGGCGACCGAAAAACTTTGAGGGAAAAATACGGTTATGGAGCCGATGATTTCATCGTTTTATCCGTCGGCGGCAGTTTGGGAGCGACTACCTTAAACAATGCAGTGATGTATTGGTTGACAAATCCACCGGATGATCCCAGTATCCGATTGATCCACATCACCGGCAAACAGCGTTATGATGACTTTTATCAATCAATGTTGGATAAGGGATTGGATCCAGACAAGTCGAATTGGTGTAAGATACTAAGCTACTCCGACGTGATGCACGAGATCATGGCCTTGTCGGATGTGGCCGTGTCCAGGGCGGGTGCCATGAGTGTTGCGGAGATCGCTGCTTCTGGAATACCGGCCATTTTTGTGCCTTATCCACATGCGACAGGGAACCACCAGGAATTCAACGCCAAGAGCATTACGGAAAAAGGCGGTGGAGCATTGATCCTGGATGCCGACCTGAAAGAAGAGCCGTTCCTGCTGAAGAACCAACTGGAAGAGTGGGCAAAACATCCGGAACAATTGATAGAAATGAAGGCAAATGTGGAAAAAGTGGCGGTGGAGGGAGCAGAAGAACTGTTTTACCATGCTATAAAACCATTGCTGGA
- the ftsW gene encoding putative lipid II flippase FtsW, whose amino-acid sequence MNAEKKKKKLYSGDFWITFCIIALTGIGVIMVFSASIYQSGAIYNDQYTIFQKQFGYALAGLFVMFAASMIPYKIYQRYATILLVISFVSLVLVFVPGIGHYSNGAYRWIKIFGFTLQTSEIAKIAVIIYMAASLTKIKDQVRSFKVGFLPYLLLMGAFSGIIAKQPNLSTAIIIAGLILAMLFAAGGNLFHLIGLLVGIGMTAVYQILFTWRRDRWDDFLSAESNAMGTGWQPRQSILALGSGGVFGQGLGNGKQKMFFLPEPQNDFIFAHIGEELGLIGTLVILILFLILIWRGIKVSMDAPDTFSSLLAFGLVVLVGLQVIINVAVVTKLIPVTGISLPFISAGGSSVVFLMGGMGILLNISKHITPKRSRL is encoded by the coding sequence ATGAACGCAGAGAAAAAAAAGAAAAAATTGTATTCCGGCGATTTCTGGATCACTTTTTGCATCATAGCGTTGACTGGAATCGGCGTCATCATGGTTTTCAGCGCCAGCATCTATCAATCCGGCGCCATTTACAACGATCAGTACACGATCTTCCAAAAGCAGTTTGGATATGCATTGGCAGGTCTTTTTGTCATGTTTGCAGCTTCCATGATCCCCTACAAAATATATCAGCGATATGCCACCATTCTACTGGTGATCTCTTTTGTTTCCCTGGTGTTGGTATTCGTTCCAGGGATCGGTCATTATTCCAACGGGGCCTATCGTTGGATCAAGATCTTCGGATTTACATTGCAGACATCAGAGATCGCCAAAATTGCGGTCATCATTTATATGGCTGCTTCCTTGACAAAAATCAAAGATCAGGTGCGTAGCTTCAAGGTCGGATTTTTACCGTATCTCCTGCTGATGGGAGCCTTCAGCGGCATCATAGCCAAACAACCAAATCTTAGTACGGCCATTATTATCGCAGGTCTGATCCTGGCCATGCTTTTTGCTGCAGGAGGAAACTTGTTTCATTTGATCGGCCTGTTGGTGGGGATCGGAATGACGGCGGTCTACCAGATCCTATTTACCTGGAGAAGAGACCGGTGGGATGACTTTTTGTCTGCAGAATCCAACGCCATGGGTACGGGATGGCAGCCAAGACAATCTATTTTGGCGCTGGGTTCCGGAGGCGTTTTTGGACAGGGTTTGGGAAATGGCAAGCAAAAAATGTTTTTTTTGCCGGAACCCCAAAACGATTTTATTTTTGCTCATATAGGAGAAGAGCTGGGTCTGATCGGTACCCTGGTCATTCTCATACTGTTTCTGATACTGATCTGGCGGGGGATCAAGGTATCCATGGATGCGCCGGACACATTCAGTTCCCTGCTGGCTTTTGGTTTGGTAGTATTGGTGGGACTGCAGGTGATCATCAACGTGGCAGTCGTTACCAAGCTGATCCCCGTAACCGGGATCTCGTTGCCATTTATAAGTGCCGGCGGATCTTCTGTTGTTTTTCTCATGGGAGGAATGGGTATCTTATTAAATATCTCGAAGCATATAACGCCGAAAAGGAGCAGGTTATGA
- the murD gene encoding UDP-N-acetylmuramoyl-L-alanine--D-glutamate ligase, with translation MESRIGILDSSCAVWSTGYCQRIVTPGGAMEVKLIIGMGKSGLACAKKMLEMGHDIVVYDKNARKVIRQSEWEDVAKKWKIRLLEDDWKLKDVEAVDEAIISPGVPTDLPLVDVVRQLGIPIVGEIELAYRFIKAPMVGITGTNGKTTTTTLVYEIFKESGSSVYLAGNIGYPLMDLVDLVDEDDLVVVELSSFQLESIDDFRVKLGMILNITPDHLDRHHTMDAYIDAKMNIFKNCDSMDFALLNREDPLIQKASVNLKCRILYFSTKGPVKDGAFVAGERIMLSRDNETLDLMGLNELKVPGIHNVQNILAAAAGAFFMGVPVGHIRSAIRKFGGVEHRIEYVGSRNGVFYYNDSKGTNTDAGIIALKAMNAPVVLIAGGYDKNADYKEWIQQFHGRVKKVFLIGETAAKIKEQALQLDFTDVEICSSLEEAVKRSAQTAQTGDAVLLSPACASWDMFENYEVRGTRFKELVEQL, from the coding sequence ATGGAAAGTCGTATTGGTATTTTGGACAGCAGCTGCGCTGTTTGGTCTACTGGCTATTGCCAGCGTATTGTGACACCTGGAGGTGCAATGGAAGTGAAACTGATCATTGGCATGGGAAAAAGTGGACTGGCTTGCGCAAAAAAAATGCTGGAGATGGGACATGACATCGTGGTCTACGATAAAAATGCGAGAAAAGTTATCCGTCAGTCGGAATGGGAAGATGTGGCAAAAAAATGGAAAATTCGTCTCCTAGAAGATGATTGGAAGCTGAAAGATGTTGAGGCCGTGGATGAAGCCATCATCAGTCCGGGAGTTCCGACAGATCTTCCTTTAGTAGATGTCGTGCGACAACTGGGGATCCCTATCGTAGGGGAAATCGAGTTGGCATATCGTTTTATCAAGGCGCCCATGGTTGGGATCACAGGGACCAATGGAAAAACCACGACGACCACCCTGGTATATGAAATTTTCAAAGAAAGCGGCTCCAGTGTGTATTTGGCGGGTAACATCGGATATCCATTGATGGATCTGGTGGATCTTGTAGACGAGGATGATCTTGTTGTTGTGGAATTATCCAGTTTTCAACTGGAATCCATCGATGACTTTCGGGTGAAATTGGGAATGATCTTGAACATCACACCAGATCACTTGGATCGGCATCATACCATGGATGCTTATATCGACGCAAAAATGAATATTTTTAAAAACTGTGACTCAATGGATTTTGCATTGCTCAACCGGGAAGATCCTCTGATCCAAAAGGCATCGGTAAACTTGAAGTGCAGGATCCTCTATTTCAGTACAAAAGGACCGGTGAAGGATGGTGCATTCGTTGCAGGAGAGCGGATCATGCTATCCAGGGACAACGAAACGCTGGATTTGATGGGGTTGAATGAATTGAAGGTTCCGGGAATACATAACGTACAAAATATTTTAGCTGCGGCTGCAGGTGCTTTTTTCATGGGTGTCCCGGTCGGACATATTCGATCGGCCATTCGCAAATTTGGCGGCGTGGAACATCGAATCGAATATGTGGGCAGCCGAAACGGCGTTTTCTATTACAATGATTCCAAAGGAACCAATACGGATGCAGGTATCATTGCATTAAAAGCCATGAATGCTCCAGTTGTGTTGATCGCCGGCGGATATGACAAAAATGCAGATTACAAGGAATGGATCCAGCAGTTTCACGGAAGGGTCAAAAAGGTTTTTTTGATCGGAGAAACAGCAGCCAAAATCAAGGAACAAGCGCTCCAATTGGATTTTACAGACGTGGAAATATGTTCTTCTCTGGAGGAAGCGGTAAAAAGAAGTGCACAGACTGCCCAAACGGGTGACGCAGTATTGTTGTCTCCGGCCTGTGCCAGTTGGGACATGTTCGAAAACTACGAAGTGCGGGGAACCCGCTTTAAGGAACTGGTGGAACAATTGTAA
- the mraY gene encoding phospho-N-acetylmuramoyl-pentapeptide-transferase, with protein sequence MTQYIWSGLLGLALSLVMGPMVLPLLRKWKFGQTIREEGPQRHLAKSGTPTMGGIVFILGALIPTAILAAKDYRLAIVVLSFVGFGAIGFIDDYIKVVLKRNLGLRAWQKIAFQLVLAIVISIIGYSKVGSTIMIPFVERSWDLGFWYIPFQVFVVLSFVNAVNLTDGLDGLAAGVSIFAFLIFLVMGLVFEWSTIGVFAAALVGALGGFLRINIHPAKVFMGDTGSMALGGGLCALIVLSGAPLVLLIGGGVFFLETLSVAIQVLYFKATKGKRIFKMTPIHHHFELSGWGEWKVVLVFWTAAALFGLLAIASVL encoded by the coding sequence ATGACGCAATATATTTGGAGTGGACTTCTTGGTTTGGCATTGTCCCTGGTTATGGGACCAATGGTGTTGCCCTTGCTTCGAAAATGGAAATTCGGGCAAACCATACGGGAAGAAGGACCCCAACGGCATTTGGCAAAAAGCGGTACGCCTACCATGGGGGGGATCGTATTTATTTTGGGAGCGCTGATCCCGACAGCGATCCTGGCTGCAAAAGACTATCGATTGGCGATCGTGGTATTGTCTTTTGTAGGATTCGGGGCCATCGGATTCATTGACGACTACATAAAAGTAGTGCTAAAGCGCAATTTGGGACTTCGTGCCTGGCAAAAGATCGCATTTCAACTGGTATTGGCTATCGTCATTTCCATCATCGGCTATTCGAAAGTCGGTTCGACCATCATGATCCCTTTCGTGGAGCGATCCTGGGATCTTGGATTCTGGTACATACCCTTTCAAGTTTTTGTTGTTTTGTCTTTTGTCAATGCCGTGAACTTGACCGACGGTCTGGATGGACTGGCGGCGGGTGTTTCTATTTTTGCGTTTCTGATATTCCTTGTCATGGGGCTGGTTTTTGAATGGTCCACCATCGGCGTTTTTGCAGCCGCTTTGGTTGGAGCACTAGGAGGATTTTTACGGATCAACATACATCCGGCGAAAGTATTCATGGGGGATACCGGATCCATGGCTTTAGGCGGCGGGCTTTGTGCATTGATCGTCTTGTCTGGCGCGCCTTTGGTCCTGCTCATTGGAGGTGGTGTGTTTTTTCTGGAAACCCTTTCCGTGGCGATCCAGGTGCTGTACTTTAAAGCCACCAAAGGCAAGCGGATCTTTAAAATGACGCCGATCCATCATCATTTCGAGTTGTCTGGATGGGGCGAATGGAAAGTCGTATTGGTATTTTGGACAGCAGCTGCGCTGTTTGGTCTACTGGCTATTGCCAGCGTATTGTGA